The sequence AGTTGGACGGGAAACTTCTCGGCGTGGGCCCCCAGTCCCACCAGGTCCAGATAGCGCGCCACGGTACGGCGTCGCTCGGCGGCCGGCCGGCCCTGCAGCACGAGGCCGAACTCGACGTTGCCGGCCACGGTGCGCCAGGGGAACAGCACGTACTCCTGGAACACGACACCCCGGTCCGCCCCGGGTGCGGTCACGGGCTGACCGTCGATCAGCACGGTTCCCGTGCCAGGCGCCAGAAACCCGGCCACGATGTTGAGCAGCGTCGATTTGCCACACCCCGAAGGTCCCAGCAGGCAGACGAATTCGTGATCGGCGACCTCGAGGTCCAGATCCACCAGGACTGGCGTCATCTGGCCGGGGGCGCCGAACGACTTGCTGACATGCTGGATCTGGATCTTGGCTCCGCCCATGGCTCACCGCTTGGGGGGCACTAGGCGCGCCCCCCTCCAAACCTCCCCCATCCACGCGAGGTGCGCCGCAGCATGAGTCTCACCGCGGGTGCTGCCAGCGCAAGAGGTGGCGCTCGAGGAGGCGCACCATGCCGCTGGCGGCGTAGCCGAGCAGGCCGAGGAGGATGGCCGCCCCCAACATCTGGGGAACGAGAAAGAAGTTTCTCCCGTCGTTGATGAGGAATCCCAGCCCGTGCTCGGCGGCGATGAACTCGGAGATGACGATGACGAAGAAGGCCAGCGCCACGCCCAGCCGCAGCCCGGTCATGATGTCGGGCAGGGCCGCCGGCAGGATCACGCGCACGAAGAGCTGCCGGCGGCCGGCCCCCAGACTCTGGGCCGCGCGCAGCAGCAGCGGATCGATGTGCCGCACCGCGTGCACGGTCGTCAGGAACATCGGAAAGAACGTCGCGTAGGTGATGAAGCCCACCTTCGAGGTTTCGCCGATGCCGACCCAGACGATGAACAGCGGGAGCATGGCCAGCGGGGGGATCGGGCGGAGCAGCTCTACGATGGGCTCGACGACATTGCGCAGCCAGGGGATGGCGCCGGCGGCCAGGCCTAGCCCGAGGGCGAGCAGCGCGCCGGTACCGAAGCCGAGGGCAACACGCTCGAGGGTGGCCGCCACGTGCGCCCACAGGTGTCCCTTGCCTGCGAGCTCCAGCACGGCGCCGACGACCACCCAGGGCCCGGGCAAGAAGATGGGATTGAACACCTGGAGGAGCACGACCAGACCGGAGGCCAGGCTCCACAGGGCGAGGAAGCCCAGCACCGCCGCCAGCCGCAGGCGCCACGCCCGGGCGGGGGCGAGCGACGGTCCGCGCAGCCCCGACTCCATCAACTCGGGTAGGGTGCTGACGAAGGAGCTCAACACCGGGTGTCGGTCACTCGTCACATCATCACCAGACCGCCGTTGACGTCCAGGGTGGCGCCGGTCATGTAGGCGGCGGCCTCGGAGGCCAGGAACAGGACGCACTGGGCGATCTCGGCCGGCTCGGAGACGCGGCGCATGGGCACGCCGTCGGCGAGCCGGCGTGACTCCTCCGGGCTGCGCAGCGCCTTCCAGCGCTCGGTGGCCACCGTGCCGGGGGCCACCGCGTTGACGGTGATGCCCTCGGCGGCGACCTCGCGGGCCAGGTGACGGGTAAAGCCCAGGACGGCGGCCTTGGCGGCCGCGTAGTGCGAAGCCACCGTCACGGCGCCGGCGCGGCCGGCCACCGAGGACATGTTGACGATGCGCCCGGCCCGCTGCCGCTTCATGAGCGGCAGCACCGCCTTGACGCAGAGGAACATGCTGGTCACGTTGAACCGGAAAATCGCGTCCCACTCGTCCTCGGGGATCTCCTCGGTGCGGCGAATCACCGAGAAGCCTCCGGCATTGTTCACGAGCACGTCGATGCGCCCCCAGCGAGTCACCACCGCGTCCACGGTCTCGCGGACATCCCGCGGCGTCGTGACATCGCAGCGGAAGGCCACGGCCTCGCGGCCGCCCGCGG comes from Candidatus Methylomirabilota bacterium and encodes:
- a CDS encoding SDR family NAD(P)-dependent oxidoreductase is translated as MRFQGQVVIVTGAARGIGAAIARAFAGEGARLALLDVDAPALDTLAKELTAGGREAVAFRCDVTTPRDVRETVDAVVTRWGRIDVLVNNAGGFSVIRRTEEIPEDEWDAIFRFNVTSMFLCVKAVLPLMKRQRAGRIVNMSSVAGRAGAVTVASHYAAAKAAVLGFTRHLAREVAAEGITVNAVAPGTVATERWKALRSPEESRRLADGVPMRRVSEPAEIAQCVLFLASEAAAYMTGATLDVNGGLVMM
- a CDS encoding ABC transporter ATP-binding protein → MGGAKIQIQHVSKSFGAPGQMTPVLVDLDLEVADHEFVCLLGPSGCGKSTLLNIVAGFLAPGTGTVLIDGQPVTAPGADRGVVFQEYVLFPWRTVAGNVEFGLVLQGRPAAERRRTVARYLDLVGLGAHAEKFPVQLSGGMKQRVAIARALANNPSIILMDEPFGALDAQTREVLQDELSRIQRMEHKTILFVTHSIREAVYLADRVVVITSAPGRVKQVFAIKLPEVRDRFASEFTQYESEITRVVKEEVAKVLP
- a CDS encoding ABC transporter permease, producing MTSDRHPVLSSFVSTLPELMESGLRGPSLAPARAWRLRLAAVLGFLALWSLASGLVVLLQVFNPIFLPGPWVVVGAVLELAGKGHLWAHVAATLERVALGFGTGALLALGLGLAAGAIPWLRNVVEPIVELLRPIPPLAMLPLFIVWVGIGETSKVGFITYATFFPMFLTTVHAVRHIDPLLLRAAQSLGAGRRQLFVRVILPAALPDIMTGLRLGVALAFFVIVISEFIAAEHGLGFLINDGRNFFLVPQMLGAAILLGLLGYAASGMVRLLERHLLRWQHPR